The Daphnia pulex isolate KAP4 chromosome 7, ASM2113471v1 genome includes the window ACCACGTAACATACCTGTATGCCACACCGGAGCCTGAACGATCCGGTCCGGATCCTTTTTTGGATGGTGGTTTGACTTCTAGCCGCCATACCttaacagaaagaaagaaaataataaaataataaaaatatataaaaatatctcTGTTGAGgcatgaagaagaaagaagaaaaatcacttTTACTGCATTGCTGAGTGATTTATAGACGTCTGTAGCCTTCTGGGACTGACTCACGGGCCATAACGGCCTAATACGGATCAAAGTCGGCTGGCTTCATTCCATATGCAAATCACGAAGCCCTTCACAATAGAACCAAAAGACTCAAGGGCGCGTCTCTTTTTCAAACAGCGCGCGCACAaggacatttgaaaaaatttaactaactACCAGCAGAAAAGATGGACAGGACgggtaaatagaaaaataataagtgtGCCAAGACATTGAGAAATTGCAAGTGCGCtacatttaatatttcaatattttctaagcaagttgcgaaaaaaaaaattccaaagtaataaaacaaaagaggagagacattcttcttattttaacaGCCAATCTTTTTCCAACTCCTTTTTCGTACGTGGCGCCCTCGATTTGCGTCTCGAAACAAGGAGCAATCGTGAAGATTTCTCCTGGCCAACCAAAGGAAGAACAACGAAaattcatcaacaacaacagtggaCGTTTCATAACACATACTCCTCCTCCATACTAAGACCCTGTTCGCTTTCCACCCTTATCGAGTCGGCAGCATGTAATTCCCAAATCGGCTGCCTCAGGATGCGGTCAAACTAAAATAACCTTAGCGGTACAGACGATTTACCTTCGGGCGGATGAAACACCTTACCGAATAAGTGACTTATACTCTGCAGGGgggaagatttgaaaaaattaaaaaaatcccgaACTACGACGCGCGTGAAACGATCTGTAACCACGCCCGATTCAACTCGGGATTCGTTGATGTTTTAAACGGCGTTTGAATCGGCTGCGAGAATCCTTTCAAATATTTACTGCACTGAGCTTGTTGATTCTGCTACAATGAGcagcgattttattttatttcttttacgtCGGTCGCCTACGGCACCCGAAACGGTGCAGACCAAAAACTGTGTgggtatgtatatatacgagCAATCACGATGGACGGGAAAAAAGCGGATAACGCTTTAAAAGGTCGGGCGAACACGCCCTCATTTCGAAATgagagctcttttttttaaaatttgttagaagaaaaatctaacaCTTGATGTGAATTACCTGTCAGGTCAACTAGAATATTTGTTAATCCAACGTGAGAAACGGGGCGAATCGGCAAAAGGAGATGAGACCGCACTACCACCACTGATCGCACCAGGAAGAAAAACGGATGAAAAACGgttttcaaataaacttcATTCAACTCTTGCACGAAGTGCTGCTGGCGGCCGTGTGAAGACAACCGGTTGGTGCGCACGACTGAGAGCCTCGACTCCATAACCGTCACACTTATACGTGAGTTTCTCCCTAGCGGCCGTTCTCGAATACACCTGTCTCTCCTTTCCCCTCAAGTGTTTTAATGTAATGCACGTATTCATCGGATACATACgtactagaaaaaaaatagaggtACCACGtagcttgtttttttcttcttctctgctgtATTCACATGATTGTACCAGGAAAAAAGGCTTTTGTCTGTGATCGAATCTGACACGTTACTTGAATGATGACTGCCGCAGAcgattcatttcttcttcttctttggagcCGACTCGCCggggtttgaatttttctttgttcgcttttcttgtttattctCATTGGGttggatttgtttgattttgtggtATCGGAGTATCTTGGTCGATGCCGGCAAATGAGGGGTTGGATCGGCGCTCAAAGCAATGAATTCCATGGCGGTTGACGTTGTATCATCTGCGTCCTTGTTCACTTTCAAAGGATTCGTGTTCACTCCCGGTACGAAGCGGCAACCACGGtcactcttttttaaataaaaccgtTCGTTGTTGCAACTGGTGGGAACGGGCAAAATCTCCTTTCTGGTATAAGATTTTTGGTCTTTTACGGGTAGTATTGCTACTGTTGCAGCTGAATCAGTACCAATGGATCCCAAACTTTTTTCCGGAACTGCAAGCCCACAACTTTCATaaatttccatatttttcttgtaaaaggCGTTGAGTGGGCTAGTCTCATCCTTTGCTGTTAactaggaaaacaaattttaagttaatgaTGTTAATAGTGATTTTATTTAAGTATGTTACCTTAAGAGCCATGGTCAAACATCTAGGTATGTTTAACAGATTTTTTACAGCTGTGCTAAAGTTTTTGATAGCAAAAAGGGGAATGCCATTGTTTTGGCACAAAGGAGCCAGCATTCTTGTCAGCATTGGGGGATCTGGAGTCTTTTCGCAAAAAACTGCACAGGTCTGACCATTTCCAGCTGCCTTTACCACATCTCGAAAACCAACCATCAAGTCACAcctggaaaaattcaaatttttagcattattgaatgaaattttccaTCAACATTGAACTAGATACATTTTAGATTTGCTTTCCTCTACATCTTCCtttgcttttgctttttctgttttccgcCACTcagttctttcttcttttgacatGGCCTCAATCGAAGATTTGGATGTATAAACATGATTTGCTCTCACTGGAGAAAGGTATCTAAatgacaaacaaaattttcatgtTAAATTTGATCCTGAGTTCTGTAAACTTTCTACATTATACTCGGCAAGTAATTTTGTgacttcttcctctttcaCTGCTCCTATTCGCGGCCTAAAGAATAAAGTATATTTAAATTGTactcaacatctcaatttaaaaaaacaataccatTCAAGATCCAAAGGAGAATCGAGCGTATTGATTAACACTTTTCGTTTCTGAACTTTGGTAGATCCATTaatagatttcttttgttgggcTGCTGAAAGAACGGGTGCTGCAGCTTTCGTAGGTTCCATAACTATATGTGTAAAATTGCTTTCGAAACTGTGTtatttaaattacaatttttttacaccaAAAGTTGagtcaacatttctttttaagcGTGTGCTTTTTCAGAATAACACACGTGTTTACTTCATCTCATTCGCCATCTACCGTACATCGCaagaaatataatttaaaattttgattgacatAATTCTTCGCCAGTtcatataaatatttgaataaataataacaataaaaatatgaaataaaaatatattgcaTTATTCTATCCGCATATTTCCTGAAGATTTTATCAGCTATCACACACGATGTCACGATTcgtcaatcaaaataaaccCTGTTTTAATAGTCTAGTAGGGTTAGTAAATTATAAACTTGGTTTACAATTATTGCGAATTTGCGtgactaaaaataattaactattttataaaaaaatagataaaatttCCCGCAATCCAAAATCAGCACTGAAAAAATCAGTGtttcttttatcattttcatttatctgGTTCGCTTCTGTTCAATCAACCGGAATCGGAATGTTGATTTCCCCCTACACAACAGACAGAAACGGTATTTTCGTTTTCCATTGTTAATTAAAGGAAGTTGGGTGATGAGATTTCGCAGACCAATTTCCGCTAGAATACGTGGTCAGCAACCTCACCATTAAAAGCCTCATGTAGATAAAAAGGCCCTTATATAATAGGATTGAGGAATTCGTTCTACTTGAGAACAAGCACATCAGTTGGCTGCATGCTTTATGATTAGAGAGCGTGCATGTTCAACGTCATTTTGCGTGGGCCCCCAGAATTAATCAATTGAAGCGTCGAATGCTTCACTCGCTCAGTTGACTCAATCGTCCCTGGGCGGCGCTGAATACCCATGATGGCGTTCAACTGAAAACTATCCCAGAACCAGATGTATCTGCTGGGAAACAACAAGAGACTAAGTGAGGCTTCATCTAATCTGTGGACTTTGAAACTTCTATCTCATCCCGTCATTATCgctaaaatattttccttgGAAATCAATCTCTCACAACGTCTCTGACATTTCTAATTTCGATcgccaagtttttcttgttatacCCGGCTTCCCGAGTGAAGATGACACATCGTACTCATTACTAGCCGTGTCTCAAATTACAAGATTACAACAGTTGTGACTCGCACACAATTCggatctttctcttttcatcgTTAGGCTCATCAAAATGTCTTCTGGACGACCTATCAAATGTGTTGTGGTAGGAGATGGTACTGTTGGCAAAACTTGTATGTTGATTTCATACACAACTGATTCCTTTCCAGGAGAATATGTGCCTACTGTGTAAGTCGGGTTTATATATGTTAAATTCTTGTTAATTTTTGGTTTGCGATCCTGATTGTTCCATTACCCCACAGATTTGACAATTATTCTGCACCCATGGTTTGTGATAGTATTCCGGTAAGTGCCAGAGCAGAGTGAAAAGTCATTCGACAATTCGCTATAAGTAAAAATGTTCTGATTTTCAATGTCTAGGTCAGCTTAGGCTTGTGGGACACTGCTGGCCAAGAAGATTATGATCGTTTAAGACCGCTTTCATACCCACAGGTGATAAATCTGAAGATGTTATTAATTGTTCAttgctaatttttcttttacatagACTGATGTATTCCTCATCTGCTTCAGTGTTGTCAGCCCATCATCATTTGAGAATGTCACATCAAAATGGTATCCTGAAATCAAGCATCATTGccctgatgctccagttcttTTGGTATTAATTTCTTTAGTAAATCGCAGAATGTAAATTCTAaggtaaaatttgttttactagGTTGGGACCAAAATCGATCTTAGAGAAGATCGAGAAACATTGGCTATGTTAGCTGAACAAGGCCAGTCTCCTATGAAGAGAGAACAAGGTCTAAAGTTGGCTTCTAAAATTCGAGCTGTCAAATATTTGGAATGCTCCGCTCTAACACAAAGAGGGCTTAAACAGGTATGCGAGTATAAGTGAATCAGTATGATAAGCATTATTGTTTCACTTCTGTCACATATATAAGTTTTATCAACGTTGTGTAGGTCTTTGATGAAGCTGTACGATCAGTCATCCGGCCGGAACCGCAGAAAAGGCGTCAGCGGAAGTGTACCTTTTTGTAGGAAATGGCTTCACCTTACTAATTCTATCTGATGTTAGCGTTCTTGCTAGCATCGTGCCACTGCACAACACGACCTCTTGCTCGTCTTGCTGTGCAATTCAGCTCCTGAATTCCGCCACTTtcccaaatttgaaaaaaaaccgggaaatttcaattttgaattcgGCAGGAATGATACCTGaaaccacattttttttcttctttaattttcacATTGCGTTTTTGACTGgaacttttttcccttttttcttgatgaGCATAAAAACCTATGGATGAAATGCGGACAACTAATGGGCGCGTTGACAGAAGTCGTGAGATTTCAAGCCATATTTTTGGGTTACATTCATTTTCTCGTGTTGATGAGGTTCTTCCAACGTTCACTCCTGTAATCAGTACGCTTCATCTACGATACATTTCACAACTTAAGCTTAGGCTTGTAATGTTTTCAATGCAATCATACATCAGGACTGCTTTGGTTTAGTGACTTGAAAAATGCATTCAATTCCtttaaattttgaacttttttcttttgttcttgcTGCCTTCTAGTCACGCTATACTCTTTTGACGGCCCAAACTCGTTCATTCTCCAGTTAACGCTATTTCAGCTTTAGCTACTTGGATTTTTGGCTCATTCTGTTGCTCCAGTCCgtcaatgttttccttttcactGGCATCTATCTTTCCTCCATTGACAGAATGCAACTACATATTTCTGTTAGAATCCTCTCTGAAATATAGACTAATTTCATTGGTTTTAcattctccttttgttttgccTTTTAAGTGTCCAAATATATCCATttcactcttttcttttcgcccaGGAAGGCAGGTGACGTCACAATTTCCCAATATTGTATTTTCCGTCTACTGATTTCTGAATCATTCATAAAAATACACTacttttcaataataaataaaatgccgCTTAGTTTACTAAATTAAtatcataaaaaaagtataatACATTTgtaattagtaaaaaaaaataaaatatttctgattaaaagaaaaacttataTTTTGATCAGGCAACCACGAACTGTTTACATTTTGCTGTCGTCTGGTTTCGCATTTGACAGAAAAACTCTGAATTATGGATGTATTGGAAAAAGACGAATTTTTAAAGGCGTATCGAAGTATAAGTGcccaattgaaaaagaagtttgttgGCTTTAGGCAAGAAGTTAGAAGGCCAAATGTCATAGATGCAGTTGATGGCTTTGGTAAgattttactgtttttctAATGTTGATTTGTTAACATGAAATCCTATTATTTTAGAGAGTTTAAGTCGGCAACAACTTGATCTCGGATTTACTGAGTTAAGTGCGGCATGTAGGCTGGCAGCCGCTCAATTGGAACAATCTATTGGATTGATTGCTGGATCAAGCAGTGTCAGGCCAGGAGTGGAGTATAACAACCTATTTGTAGAATCAGCAAGAACGTTTTCCTTATCAAATGAACAAGCCACCACCTATGAATGTTATGAAGGAGCCATTGGTAGCACAAATGATGCTTCATTGGCATGGTTTACTTCAATGGAAGCAGGGCAAACAGCTCTCCAACTCAATGATTACCAAAATGCAATTAGCTTTTTTACCAAAGCATTCAAACtatctgaaaatgaaacagagAAATCTCTCTCTGGTatgtttgttttcaactttgaacttacattttaaaaacaaccttttatttattcaggACACTTTTTGGCTTCATCTTTCATTCGCCAGGGATATTTTCCAGAAGCATTGAAAACACTTTCAATTATTAAATCTAACCAAAAGAATCTGATGACACAAACACTTTTAGCTTTGAATCTAAAAAGATGTGGAAATGGAGAATCCCAATTAAGCCGAATTCTTATTGATGTCTTTGAAAATTCTAGCAATTCATTCCAACCTCAGTCATTGCAATATGCAGTTGATGCATTAAAGCTTGGAGAACTAGATGAAACATCTATTGAAACAATGTGGTCTTATTTAAATCTTGACCAACAGCAACTTTTATTGTACttgttaaattcaaaatgattgcATGCAAGTTTGTATTAAGGAGTAATTAATATCACTGGTCACACATGTATGTTTATTGCAAGGGAGGGAAATCATTGTCAATGTCAAATATAGGCTTCTTGCTACCCAACAATTTTGCTCTGTTATATTTATCTTCAAGATctttaagtgtaatttttgtaTAAGCCAAATTTGATTTCCCTATGCCTTTCCCaaacttcttcatttttttatcaacacAGCTACAATCATTTGAATCGAACATAGCTGAGGGACAAGGATCTTGATATTGTTCTGAGATGTTTTCAAGTAGTAGTAATCTTCCACGACCTCTGCctttggttgatttttcttgGGGGAAATCACACTGCAGTGATGTTCCATTGGGTAAAATGATATTATCCACACTTGGTCTTGGTCTCCCTCTACCCCAAACTTGGAAGCACTCACTAAATTGAACTGGTTTGTCATCCTCCCCAAATTGGCGAATATAATTTAAAGATTCGAGAACATCTTCTGGAGTTACCCAACAAATTTTAGGGTCATGGCTTGCTTTGGCAGATTTAGCTTCCATCTATTGAATGAACATTTGTGAAATTACTGTCTTGATCCTTGGATGCTGTAGCTCActtatagaaaaaaacatcacTTGTATTACCTTTGTTGTCATCCAAGAAGAGAAGTTAAGTCATAAAATGAGACGATCCAGGCCAAATTCAGGTAGGTTTTATTCGAGAAATTTgtgataaataatttaatattatATCATATTGTTGCGTCAGAAGAATTGTAAAGTCAAAGTTACAAAATTGAGCATAACGAAGCACTAAATTGAGTAAGTGTGTGAACCgtgtcaaaagtcaaaactcaAATGTGCCTACAGATTAGACCTCTGACTCTCTGAGATGAGAAGGCGGGACTTCACTTAAACCATGGCCTTGACTTACACAACCGCCACCTGGTAGTCGACGACGCGACTGCAATTTAAATaggaattgattttgatttatatttttacggCTGTAGTTTATTTAAGAAAGATTTTGATTcagtattaatttttttaattggtgcAGTAAGTACCCAATATTAGTGCCCAATTTTATacaattatatttatttacttaaaattCCAGACACCATCTATCCGAAAAATTGTAAGTTCATATCACAACGTCGAATCCTGTTTTTGTGGCTGGAGGAGGAGTTGTGAGTGAATTCTGgaagaaatttttggaaaacatttattattttgttatacTTTAAGTAACATATGAATCGTTAAGATTAAAGTTCAGTTGCTGTTTACTTACTGAAACTGTTGTGATTTTCGTGACGTTTAGAACGGGTactcacaaaaatgatggctgGTAAATATTTCACGTTTTGCCATTGCTGTGCAATATAATGTTATTGTTTTCGTTTGTAGGCAAACGAGCGAAGAAACCACTTCCTAAGTTCAGTATAGTGGCTGAAACAACTCCACCTGTTACTCCTCCTAGAGATTTGGACAAACGTACTAACATTACAATTGGGGACAGAGTGTTCGAAGTTGAAGCAGATGACCTTGAGACCTTAGGACTTCTGGGCCAGGGAGCTTATGGAATTGtcgagaaaatgaaacataaGAATACCGGAACAATAATGGCAGTCAAagtatatttttagtttcttaatTCATTATATATCTCTGTCacattatttacttttttttagagaaTACCTGTAACTGTTAATACTCAGGAGCAAAAGAGGCTCTTGACGGATCTTGATGTTTCAATGAGAACAGCCGATTGTCCCTACACAGTGACATTTTATGGGGCTCTTTTTCGAGAAGGAGATGTGTGGATATGCATGGAGTGCATGGACACAAGCTTGGACAAATTTTATGTTAAAGCATACCAGCATGGGAAAAATATAGAAGAAGATGTCCTTGGACAAATTGCATTTGCGGTATATGCGTTGTAAACTTTTTAAGTCATATCCaaccttatttttctttgtttatagGTTGTATCTGCTTTACATTATCTTCACAGCCAACTGAAAGTAATTCACAGGGATGTAAAGCCATGCAACATATTAATTGACAGAACTGGGCGTGTAAAAATATGCGATTTTGGCATATCTGGTTATTTAGTTAATTCTATTGCCAAGACAATCGATGCTGGATGCAAGCCTTATATGGCggtaatcaatttttttatcaaacttTATTACTTGCATGGTTAAAGACGGTATATTTTCAGCCCGAAAGGATCGACCCCACGGGAAGTCCCGATAAGTACGACGTCCGGTCTGACGTTTGGTCTCTAGGAATTTCATTAGTGGAGTTGGCTACAGGAAAGTTTCCTTACAGTCCATGGAGAACACCATTTGACCAggtattttattaaattatcaaTCATGCACCCACACTAAAAATCTCCCTTTTATAACACCTAGGTAAAACAGGTGGTTGTAGGTGATCCACCTCGCCTGCCTTCTGGTCGATTTTCTCCCCAATTTGAAGATTTTGTATCAAAATGGTAATGatctaaattttaaagaaaaacgttCATTGTGTAACAAAGGTCTATTTAGtttaaggaaaaattatttggaaaGACCGAATTATCGACAATTGTTGGAGCACCCCTTCCTGCTACGCCATGCACAGCAGGAAACAGACGTGTcctcatttttcaaagaagtGCTCGATCTACCAGACGAGGAGCTCAAGACAAGCAAGAAGACGGTCGTATAAaatctcccccctccccacaAATAAGAACTTGTCGTAAAATCGTTCTCAATTACACACCATCCCGCATCATCCATCCAacataataattataaaatgttACGCTACCTAAAAATTCTTCGTTCCCATTTTAACACGCCCGAAACATTTGCATTTAGATTAGGGTGTTCAATTTGCCTTTTACTCGGAACACTTGTTAGTTGTTACCTAACAAGGAAGCGAGCAGCAAATGAAAAGTTcagcgttaaaaaaaattcaaaaaataatacagtTTACCTTTTAATTATGTGTTGGTGAACAttaagaaaagtgaaaaaactGTATTCATCACTtcatgaaacaataaaaatatgacGGAATGAGCGATAAGAATGGAATGAAGGTGAACGAAATGTACAGATGAATGAAACAGAAATCCTCGTCAAGTGGCagatgaaaagtgaaaaagtggGATAATAAATGAATCAGCCAGAAAAAGGAGATCGCGCTTCACTTAACGACAATAAAAAATGGTGACAAGAAATGcatgacgacgaagacgacaaCGATTTACTTCTTGGCTGCAGCCTTTTTGGCTCCAGCAGCGGCCTTGGGGGACTTGGCTGCCTTTGCGGCTTTAGCAGCTGCAGCTTTGGGTGCGGCGGCCTTCTTTGGTGCAGCAACGGGTGAAGCAGGAGCCTTCTTAGGAGCTGCGGCCTTTTTGGCCTTTGGGGACTTgacagcagcaggagcttTGGCTGCGGCGGCCTTCTTGGGCGAAGCAGCCGGGACAGCCTTGGTTGTGGCCACTTTGGCCGCAGCTTTGGGTGCTGAAGCAACGGGCGATGATGGAAcaggggcagcagcagcagcagcggccgcTTTGGTGGCCTTTGGTTTGTCTGATGCAGGAGCCTTCTTCTTGGCGGCAGCTGCAGTCTTGGCTTTCTTGGCAGCgggagcagcaacagcagcagcggcggtggCTTTCTTGGCTGGAGAGGCGGCAGCGGCCGCTTTGGCCTTCTTTGGTGAAGCAGGAGCTTTCTTGGGTGAAGCCTTTACGACGACCTTCTTCTTGGCAGCGACCGAGGGAGAAGTGGGCGCTTTCTTGGCAGCGGCAGGTGCAGCTTTGGGTTTCTTTTCGGACGAAATGCGGAATGATCCAGCAGCTCCTTTAGCTCCCTGAAGATGACAAGAAGAGTACACGGTTAAACAtttgaataacattttaaataattaaagtagTTGAAGAAAGGACGCCCTCAATTTGGCGCCAAAATATTCAAGTAGTAAACAACAACTTACTTTGGTGTTCATCAAGGTGCCAACGCTGATGCCGCGCTTAAGGGCTTGTTTCAAATGAACGTTGGCCATTTTCTGGTCGACTCCGAGATTGTAGTTTGACGTGATGTACTTGAGAATGGCCTGTCGGGATGATCCACTGCGTTCCTTCAAAGACTCAACGGCGGCAACGATCATCTCAAGGTAAGGCGGATGAGAACCGGAAGCCGATTCTTTAGCGGCCGGTTTCTTGGCAGCAGCCGGGGCTTTGGCTTTTGGAGACGCGGCTGCAACAGCAGGTTTCGGTGGGCTGGCgggtgcagcagcagcaacagcaggggCTGCAGCGACCTTCTTTGCCGCTCTTTttggtccagcagcagcagcggctttCTTGGGGGCAGCAGCGGCCTTCTTCTTGGCTGGAGCTTTGGCTTTaccttttggtttttctgcaGCTGCTGGAGACGACTCGACAGAAGCATCGTCCGATGGAGCATCCGCAGCTGGAGTCTCGACTTCCATACTCTCGGCTttggtttccttcttctcttcagCTTCGGCCGTAATGGCGGCGTCGACTTCTGCGGCAACTGGTTCGTTCGATTGTTCAGATGACATTTTGCAAcgagaaaaagtcaaagagtgaaattgaaaaatgaatgtgCGAGCGACTGAGACGACTGAGCTGCGTCACTGATTCCCAACGAATGATGGTTGCAGACTACGCCACGTGAGACTATATAGCCTTGGTGCCGACGCTACAGAATTGCATCCCTCCAATGTGCTTTGTTTCATcaccttttcaatttttttagtcATTTCCTTACGCCTCATCGAGATCGCATGCAGATAGTTAAATTCGCAAGGATCTCACCTATCAAATGATGTGtgttttcattcgatttgacTATTTTTTAGGTCTCATAACTTGAGTTTTCTGCCAAGACTGGGCCATCCCTGGACTAGTCTCCTCTTATTTCGCTCGTCGCAGTTACAATAATTtcgacaatttcttttttaattatactTTCTTGTCGGCAAGAAAATTTCCTATCGAAtggtgttttttatttcatttttgttccaTTCAATCATCCACTTTTGGGGCTTCGAGTGGCTAGAAGAAACACAACTCACGCGACACCCTCTCGAGAGCCGTTCATACACACCGAcgttaaatattttacatttaattgATTCTGTTTTTATAGGCCAGttagattttttaatattgttatttaaatGTGTTTTCATCATCTGTCGTCGCAAAATaccaaatcaatatttttgcaaaatgatttttcatttttctctgctgtgctaGGCAGGCGACGCGACCGCCATTGAGGTCGGTTCCTTCTCTCTCCGATTCacccaaaaatgaattttcgttacacttaaatatttcattttgtaattgCAATTCACACATTTTATTTGCACCACGTGATGGCCACAATTTTACTGAACAAATCGACTCTTATTTTTGCTTCCAAATCAATGTTTCAAGCCTATTAAATGAGTTGTGTAGTTATATCTTTTGTCTGAAAATGTTGTTCGAAGTGGGAAATACTAATACAGACGCTCTCGAGTTCCCGATAAACATTTTCGTTTGGGGAAAACTCTTTGAACGAGCAAttttaatagaatttttttttatcagttttAGAAAACTATTGTCGACAATGTGTTGTTGTGTAGGCAAGTAAAGCTTAACGTAGAATTGGATCGATGAAATTACCGGTTCTGCATAACAAACTGGTCTGCTTCTTTCTGGGACTGATAAAAAACCCACCCAAGATATGGTCGTGTTGTATCGAGTGACATAGTTTAATGATATTtgataatatatataaaactaTCTCGACACCA containing:
- the LOC124197472 gene encoding ras-related C3 botulinum toxin substrate 1-like, with product MSSGRPIKCVVVGDGTVGKTCMLISYTTDSFPGEYVPTVFDNYSAPMVCDSIPVSLGLWDTAGQEDYDRLRPLSYPQTDVFLICFSVVSPSSFENVTSKWYPEIKHHCPDAPVLLVGTKIDLREDRETLAMLAEQGQSPMKREQGLKLASKIRAVKYLECSALTQRGLKQVFDEAVRSVIRPEPQKRRQRKCTFL
- the LOC124197468 gene encoding histone H1-II-like, which codes for MSSEQSNEPVAAEVDAAITAEAEEKKETKAESMEVETPAADAPSDDASVESSPAAAEKPKGKAKAPAKKKAAAAPKKAAAAAGPKRAAKKVAAAPAVAAAAPASPPKPAVAAASPKAKAPAAAKKPAAKESASGSHPPYLEMIVAAVESLKERSGSSRQAILKYITSNYNLGVDQKMANVHLKQALKRGISVGTLMNTKGAKGAAGSFRISSEKKPKAAPAAAKKAPTSPSVAAKKKVVVKASPKKAPASPKKAKAAAAASPAKKATAAAAVAAPAAKKAKTAAAAKKKAPASDKPKATKAAAAAAAAPVPSSPVASAPKAAAKVATTKAVPAASPKKAAAAKAPAAVKSPKAKKAAAPKKAPASPVAAPKKAAAPKAAAAKAAKAAKSPKAAAGAKKAAAKK
- the LOC124197471 gene encoding uncharacterized protein LOC124197471, producing the protein MDVLEKDEFLKAYRSISAQLKKKFVGFRQEVRRPNVIDAVDGFESLSRQQLDLGFTELSAACRLAAAQLEQSIGLIAGSSSVRPGVEYNNLFVESARTFSLSNEQATTYECYEGAIGSTNDASLAWFTSMEAGQTALQLNDYQNAISFFTKAFKLSENETEKSLSGHFLASSFIRQGYFPEALKTLSIIKSNQKNLMTQTLLALNLKRCGNGESQLSRILIDVFENSSNSFQPQSLQYAVDALKLGELDETSIETMWSYLNLDQQQLLLYLLNSK
- the LOC124197469 gene encoding dual specificity mitogen-activated protein kinase kinase 6-like; this translates as MMAGKRAKKPLPKFSIVAETTPPVTPPRDLDKRTNITIGDRVFEVEADDLETLGLLGQGAYGIVEKMKHKNTGTIMAVKRIPVTVNTQEQKRLLTDLDVSMRTADCPYTVTFYGALFREGDVWICMECMDTSLDKFYVKAYQHGKNIEEDVLGQIAFAVVSALHYLHSQLKVIHRDVKPCNILIDRTGRVKICDFGISGYLVNSIAKTIDAGCKPYMAPERIDPTGSPDKYDVRSDVWSLGISLVELATGKFPYSPWRTPFDQVKQVVVGDPPRLPSGRFSPQFEDFVSKCLRKNYLERPNYRQLLEHPFLLRHAQQETDVSSFFKEVLDLPDEELKTSKKTVV
- the LOC124197473 gene encoding uncharacterized protein LOC124197473; amino-acid sequence: MTTKMEAKSAKASHDPKICWVTPEDVLESLNYIRQFGEDDKPVQFSECFQVWGRGRPRPSVDNIILPNGTSLQCDFPQEKSTKGRGRGRLLLLENISEQYQDPCPSAMFDSNDCSCVDKKMKKFGKGIGKSNLAYTKITLKDLEDKYNRAKLLGSKKPIFDIDNDFPPLQ
- the LOC124197470 gene encoding uncharacterized protein LOC124197470 — translated: MEPTKAAAPVLSAAQQKKSINGSTKVQKRKVLINTLDSPLDLEWPRIGAVKEEEVTKLLAEYLSPVRANHVYTSKSSIEAMSKEERTEWRKTEKAKAKEDVEESKSKMCDLMVGFRDVVKAAGNGQTCAVFCEKTPDPPMLTRMLAPLCQNNGIPLFAIKNFSTAVKNLLNIPRCLTMALKLTAKDETSPLNAFYKKNMEIYESCGLAVPEKSLGSIGTDSAATVAILPVKDQKSYTRKEILPVPTSCNNERFYLKKSDRGCRFVPGVNTNPLKVNKDADDTTSTAMEFIALSADPTPHLPASTKILRYHKIKQIQPNENKQEKRTKKNSNPGESAPKKKKK